DNA from Pirellulaceae bacterium:
GCCGATACGAATTGGCTGGTAACTGCCCTTTGCAGAAGCTGGCAACCGAGTTGGCCATCGCCTGGCGCCGGCAGCTCTCTTTAAAGGAGCTGCGCTTGCGAATGGTTGCCCAGACGGCGATGAGCCAGCCAGAGTTGGCTCTGTCAGGTTAAAGTGGCGTTTCCATTTTGGCTCGGTCGATTACCATCAATGGTTGTCACTCTGTTCGACACCCAAGCCGTATGCTCTTGCTATGACTGCCGCCGCACCACTGGTTCAAACTCTGCATCGCATCAACCGTCAGAAATCGGACCTGATCAGCCAGCTCCAGCGTTGCCCCAAATTGATCGCCGTAGCCCAAACACAGCTAAAACAGGCTCAGGATCATATTCAGGCCACTCGACAGAAGCTGACCAAGGCTCGATTGGACGCTGAAATGAAGCAATTGCAAATGAAAGAGCGCGAGCAGAAGATTCACAATTGGCGCGGAAAGATGAACGCTGCTAAAGAGAATCGCGAATATCAAGCTCTCAAAGATCAAATCGCAGCTGACACGCAAGCCAATGTTGTACTGTCCGATGAGATACTTGAGCTACTTGAGTCGATCGACGCGATTGGCGTCGAACTACAACAGGCCGAGGCCGACGCCAAAGCCAAGCAATCGGAGTGTGAACGAATCGTCGGCGAAGTAGAACAGCGCCGCCAAGTCTTGGAAAACGAGCTGGCGCGCGTACAAACGGAATTGACCGAAGCCGAGCTACAACTGAGTGGCGATTTCAAACGCGATTACCAGCGGCTGGTGGCTACCAAGAGCGATGACGCTATGGCAGAACTGGAAGGTAACTGCTGCGGCGGTTGCTGCCAAAGCCTAACACCCATGCTGATCGAACGTCTGACAACGGGTCAGTCCATTGCGTGTCCAAGTTGCGGCCGATTGGTTTATAAGAACCAAGACCGATAGCAGGCACAAGCTAGCCCACCGTCAAACGGATTGCAGACACCGTCCTAGGGATGGGAGAATGTTCGAGATCGAATTGTGCGGTCACCACGCTCTGGCGCGTGGCTAACGGTGACTTACTTACTGCGATATCGTGCGGACACGCTAGTCGAACGTCCCGAGTCTTGCTCGGAGAAAAAGCGATCGATGTTGCCAGCTAGAAGATAGGCAGCCTGAAGTTCTGCTGGCGAAAAAAATCGAACATTGCCAGTGTACTGCGACTCGATTCTGTTCTTATTGGCCAGTTGCTCCCAGCTCAATCCATTGGCCATGTGCCACGTGGCAGCTTGAGCGGTATTCTGCGGCACATGTCCCTGCCCCAACAGCGCACACAATTCCGCAACCCGAGGGTCGCCGTTGATCTGCTCGATGGGAACGATCTTGTACTTCATGCGCGGATTGGGATCGGTCTTGCCGTGTTCCAAACAGACGCAAGGAACGCTCAATTTGGTCGGCTTGTCGGGAGCCACGCGGAACATACCACCACCCATGCCGCCCATGCCCATACCGCCGCCCATACCGCCCATGCCCATGCCGCCCATACCCATGCCACCCATACCACCCATGCCGCCACCCATACCTTGACCACCGCCCATGCCCATGCCGCCCATGCCGCCCATGCCCATACCGCCCATGCCTCCCATGCCCATACCGCCCATCTGGCCGAGTACATGAACGGCGCCAAACGCCCCAGGGCGCGGGATGTCTAACGGCTGTTTCCCGTTGTTCTTGATGATCAGAGTCGCTTGCGAAGCGTCCTTGGGGATGAACCGTACGTCGATCCTGCCTTCTTCCAGTGCCTTAAAAAAATCGACGACTTCGACGGCATCCGAGGCGCCCGCCGCCTGTTTTTCAATAGACTCCCTGGGTTCGGCACCGTTGAGGCGTAACCCGTGTAGGGTCGTCAGCAGGAGTAACAGCGGGTAGATGAAAGTGAGTTTCATAACAATTCTCTTAGAGAGTCAGGTTGCGACGCATACCCTGTATGATAGTCGACACGGGCATTTTTCCAAGCAAATCACCACGCAAATCTCGGTCCATCCTGCCGGGTTCCGATTGTAACGACACCCAAGCAAGATGGCTAATTGCAACAATTCTGCTGTATTGGGCGGCAATTGTGCGGGACAGAACCTGTTTCTAGATATTTCTGAGTGAGCTAATGGGGCGCAACGGCTTGGCAGCCTTCGCCAGCTTTGTTACCTTTTTCGCCTCATGGTGCAGCGTTTTGCAACACAGATTTGAACACGGTCCTTACTCGATTGCTCTCGTTTTGAGAGGAAAGGTGAACAGTTTATGTCACTCTTAGTTGGCGAAGCCTTGGTGGGTGAAGGCGACGAGATCGCTCACATTGACCTGATGATTGGTAGCAAAAATGGTCCTGTCGGCGTTGCCTTTGCCAATGCCTTGTCTACTCAAAGTGCTGGCCACACAAATCTGCTGGCTGTGCTGACCCCCAACGTTGCCGTCAAGCCCTCGACGGTCATGATCACCAAAGTCACCATCAAGGGCATGAAGCAAGCGGTCCAAATGTTCGGTCCGGCCCAGGCCGCCGTGGCCAAGGCGGTCGCCGACCAGGTGGCCGCTGGCGTGATCCCCAAAGACCAAGCCGAAGACCTAGTCATCGTGTGCGGTGTCTTCATCGCTCCAACTGCTGAAGACAACGCCAAGATCTACAACTACAATTACGAAGCCACCAAGCAAGCGATCGCAGCCGCGATGACTGGCAAGCCCACCGCCGCTGAGATGATTGCTCAGAAGGACACGGCTCAGCACCCTTTCAAGGGATTTAACTAACTCTGATTAGTTCCAATTGTGGGATGGCGCCAGTGTGCGCTATCTGCGTTTGAAGCCACCCAAGCTAGCCGTGTGTTTCGCAATGTGCACACGGCTAGTGCCATTTTGGTGCCAGCGGTTTCAGCACAAGCTTACCAACACTGGCTCAGCGCCTTTGAAAAGATGTACCGCTCAAAATCATGCATCGCCCTCGCATCTTGATTCAACTGGACACCGACCCGCAGGCCAGTGTATTTGACGCAGTCGTGGCGGTCGATTCTCAAGTTGACCACCTGCTTCAGCACCATGGCGTTGACACGTCCAACGTGACTAGCCTTGTTCACGGTGCCATGTTCACCCGTGGACCCGAAGAATTGAAAAACACCGCCATCTTCATTGGCGGCTCTAACGTGACCGCTGGCGAGCAGTTGCTCAAGACAATTAAGTCTACCTTCTTTGGACCTGTTCGAGTGTCCGTCATGCTCGATAGCAACGGGGCCAACACAACGGCGGCAGCGGCTGTGCTGTGTGCGGGTAGACATATCCCTCTAGCTGGTCAGCGGGCTGTGGTTCTTGGCGGAACCGGGCCAGTCGGCCTGCGGGTCGCGCAGCTTCTGGCGCGGCAAGATGCCGAGGTCTGGCTGGCTTCGCGCCAACATTCAAAGGCAACGCAAGCCTGCCGATCGATTGAATCACTGCTGCCTGCCGACTGCAAGGGAAAAGTTCATCCAATGTCCAGTCAGGACGCCCACGACCTGCAACCAAACATGAATTCTGCCACATTGGTGTTTGCGTGTGGTGCCGCGGGTGTAACCCTGTTGAGTGAACAACAATTGTCGCAAGCTGCCAAGCTGCGCGTAGTCATAGATCTGAACGCTGTGCCGCCCGCTGGTATCCATGGCATCGATCCGATGGACAAGGCCAAGCAGCGTTCCAGCAGAATCGACTATGGGGCCATTGGCGTCGGCGGATTGAAGATGAAGATCCACCGGGCATCGATCGCCGCATTGTTCCAGCGGAATGATCTGGTACTGGATGCAGCAGAGATTTTCGAGATCGGCCGACAGCTTGAGCAAAAAAGCGAATAATTGATAATTGATAGTAGCAAATTGACAGTGGACAGTGGCCGTTGGTCCGGCGTCGCTTTTGGCTAAGGCGATTGGCCGAGTGGTGTGCCACACATATCGGGCTAGCTGGCGCGGCGAGCTGAACTGTGGGAATTCGCATCGCGATGCGCATGCATTGGCAACACGCGTGGTTGCAGCATCGCTAAGGCCCCAATGCGCCAGGCCCGACTGCTCTGACCATCCCATGCATGCTGGGATATCGCATCGACAATGCGCGTAGCAACGTCAACGGCCCGAGCTCCATCTTCGCCGCTGACAGCCGGTGTGCTGCCAGTCTGTATGCTCAAAGCAAAATCATTGTGCTCATCCAGGATTGCATTGCGTCCCAGCGCCGGCAGAGTTTCGACCGTAAAGTAGTGCTCGAAGATCCGATCCTTTTCAGCCATGCGCTGCGGTGCAGGCAGCTCATCCAGCGCCACCAGTCGTGCCATCACATCTTCGGAGGGGCGCATGATTTTGAGCGAATCTGCATTAAAGTCGATATCAGCATATCCAGCCGTTGTGTACAGACTCATACGTCTGGATGCTGCACTAGCCAGTCGCGATGCCTTCAGGTTGGCAACTAACCCGCTGGCGAATGTTAGCCGCGTTTCGGCAATGTCTTCATGGCTGCCCAGCAGAGCCATGCCACTGGCCTCAATGCGCTCAATCGGTGTTCGATCCAAAGACAGAATCAAATCCAGGTCGTGGATCATCAAGTCCATGACGACCCCGATATCGGTACTGCGACCACTGTAGGCGCCACAACGCTGGGCTTCGATGAACTTGGGCATTCCTAAATGTGGCAAGGCGGTAGTCCACTTGGGATTGAACCGTTCGACGTGGCCTGTCTGTAGCACGCGCACATGGCGCCTGGCAATTTGCACCAACCGATTCGCTTGATCGGTGGTGCTGGTCAGCGGCTTTTCTACGAGACAATGAACGCCGGCCCGCAACAATTCACTGGTGATTTCATAGTGACTGACCGTCGGCGCCGCAATTATGGCTGCGTCGATGCGACTTATCAGCTCGCGATAATCGGCTACCACCGGCAGATTGAGTTGAGCCTGGACCGTCGCTTGCGATTCCGGGCTGGGATCGGCTACGGCGACCACCTCAAACTGCTCGTTGCCATCAGCCAGCTTGGCGTGAATACGACCTAGATGGCCTCCGCCGATAATTGCTAGGCGAAGCTTACTCATGCCGCCTTTCTCCGATCGCGACCGCGACCATGGCGACCGCCTTGAGAATCCTGAATGAAGTCGAACAACACTTGAAGTTCTGGCATTAACGATCCACTGGCCATCAGGATCTCGCGAGCATGCTCCATGCCGACGCGTGATCGATACAGCAGTCGATAGGCTTCCATCAACGCCTTGATAGCCTCGGTCGAAAAATTCTTGCGTTTAAGCGCCACGACATTAACGGTTCGGGGTCGTGCCGGGAAGCCTTCCACCAACATGTAGGGAGGTACGTCATGCAACACTCGACTCAGACCACTCACAAAGCTGTAACAGCCGATAGATGCGAAGTGATGAACGGCTGCGCCACCACTGAGGGTAGCATCATGCTGAACGTGCACATGACCTCCCAGCATCACATTGTTGGCCATGATGACTCGGTCGCCCACCTTGCAATCATGCGCCACGTGGGAACAGGTCATCAGGTAGCAGTTGCTACCCAACTCTGTGATGCCATCCTCTTTTTCAGTCGCACGATTAATGGTCACGGATTCGCGAAATACATTGGCGTCTCCAATGATCACCTGTGTCGGCGACCCCTGATAACTTAAGTCTTGAGGTTCAGCACCAATGACGACGCCTGGAAACAGATGATTATCTCGCCCTAAAGTGGTGTGCCCCGTAAGCGTTACGTTGTTCTCAAGCCGCGTTCCACGCCCAATACGCACATGTGGACCGATGACGCAATGGTGACCCACGCGGACCTCGTCGTCCAGTTCGGCGCGTGGGTCCACAACGGCGGTATGAGCGATGATAGTGGCCATGGAGGCTGGCTTTCTAAATGGACCTTCTGGATGTAAATGTTTGGGCTGGTGTCGGCTGTTACTGTTCCGAACGCTGTCATGGATTGGCGTCAGGCGGCACAACGCATCGAACTAGTAGGATCGGCAGTTCTTGGGTGATGCAAATACAGCTCACGCAGGTGTCCCGCCAGTTGACCGTTCAACTGGTGACCACTTCCATGCGCCGTGACTTTACCTAGCAGATCAACGCCCACCACCGCTAGATCACCTACCACGTCCAAGACTTTATGTCGTGCACATTCGTCCGGGAACCTGAGCTGGTTGTTCACTGGTCCTGATTGATCAAATAGTAGCAAATCACGATTGGTCACATGCTTGGCCAACCCACGCGCCTGCAGCTGATCCGCTTGCTGTTGCGTGATGAACGTGCGAGCCGCTGCAAGCTGCTCGTAAAACACCTGTGGCGTTATCTCAGCCATGTAGGTTGCTTGGCCAATTGCGCTACCCGAGCCATAATCTAATTGATATTCGACGGTAAACCGTTCGGCCGGCTCAATTGTCAACCAAGCCCGCTGATCGCCCAGTCGAATCGTACGATCGACTACGAGAGTCGGGCGCGCCGCCGGAAGTTGTATCGTTCCTACATTCGAGAGTGCATTGGTAAACGCCAGGCTACTGCCATCCATGCCGGGTATCTCGGAGGCTGTGCAGTGAACCTGAATATTGTCCACGCGCAAGCCGGCCAGAGCTGCCATGACATGTTCGATCATTTCGAATTTCAGCCAACCGCTGCTCAAGCACGTTCGTAACGACAGGCCCTGGCAGTGTTCAAATACGGCTTGTACGCCGCGACTGTCATTCAAATCTTGACGGAAAAAGCGAATTCCTGTGCCAGCCGGAGCCGGCAGAAATGTCAACGTGTTGACTTGCCCGCTCCAGTAACCGCGACCGGTGACCGAGCAGGGACCCCGAAGCGTCGTCTGATTGCGAACAGGAGGATTACGGTGCATGAATGTTGCCCAACTGGAAATTGCCGATGCCTAGCCGGCCAGACCACTTTGCGAGTCCAGCGTCAACTCTAAACACTCCCAATTCAGCCCGCATCCAGCTCGACCAGTCTTGGGTACCAAAGGCCATCAGGCCGGATGCTGGGCGTGACTTACGTGAGTTGTCACAGACGCGATGTGCGTGGCAACTCGTTGACTGAGCACACTCTTTAGCGAACGACGCCATTGCCTTGGGGAGCGGCAGCAGATCGAGCCGGACTAGCCGCCGTGTTGGTGCCGAGCTGCTTTTGCAAGGCTTCCAAAACCCAGCCGGTCAAGTCAACGCCCTGGTCGAAGTAAACGACATTCTGCGACATCGCAACCTCTAGCGTCTCTGGACGCTTAGGGTCAACCGCTTGGCGACTGACTTGCATGACGACTTGTATTCCCGTTTGTTGACACAGATACTT
Protein-coding regions in this window:
- a CDS encoding bifunctional NADP-dependent methylenetetrahydromethanopterin dehydrogenase/methylenetetrahydrofolate dehydrogenase codes for the protein MHRPRILIQLDTDPQASVFDAVVAVDSQVDHLLQHHGVDTSNVTSLVHGAMFTRGPEELKNTAIFIGGSNVTAGEQLLKTIKSTFFGPVRVSVMLDSNGANTTAAAAVLCAGRHIPLAGQRAVVLGGTGPVGLRVAQLLARQDAEVWLASRQHSKATQACRSIESLLPADCKGKVHPMSSQDAHDLQPNMNSATLVFACGAAGVTLLSEQQLSQAAKLRVVIDLNAVPPAGIHGIDPMDKAKQRSSRIDYGAIGVGGLKMKIHRASIAALFQRNDLVLDAAEIFEIGRQLEQKSE
- a CDS encoding Gfo/Idh/MocA family oxidoreductase, which gives rise to MSKLRLAIIGGGHLGRIHAKLADGNEQFEVVAVADPSPESQATVQAQLNLPVVADYRELISRIDAAIIAAPTVSHYEITSELLRAGVHCLVEKPLTSTTDQANRLVQIARRHVRVLQTGHVERFNPKWTTALPHLGMPKFIEAQRCGAYSGRSTDIGVVMDLMIHDLDLILSLDRTPIERIEASGMALLGSHEDIAETRLTFASGLVANLKASRLASAASRRMSLYTTAGYADIDFNADSLKIMRPSEDVMARLVALDELPAPQRMAEKDRIFEHYFTVETLPALGRNAILDEHNDFALSIQTGSTPAVSGEDGARAVDVATRIVDAISQHAWDGQSSRAWRIGALAMLQPRVLPMHAHRDANSHSSARRAS
- a CDS encoding phospholipase, with translation MTAAAPLVQTLHRINRQKSDLISQLQRCPKLIAVAQTQLKQAQDHIQATRQKLTKARLDAEMKQLQMKEREQKIHNWRGKMNAAKENREYQALKDQIAADTQANVVLSDEILELLESIDAIGVELQQAEADAKAKQSECERIVGEVEQRRQVLENELARVQTELTEAELQLSGDFKRDYQRLVATKSDDAMAELEGNCCGGCCQSLTPMLIERLTTGQSIACPSCGRLVYKNQDR
- the lpxC gene encoding UDP-3-O-[3-hydroxymyristoyl] N-acetylglucosamine deacetylase, with product MHRNPPVRNQTTLRGPCSVTGRGYWSGQVNTLTFLPAPAGTGIRFFRQDLNDSRGVQAVFEHCQGLSLRTCLSSGWLKFEMIEHVMAALAGLRVDNIQVHCTASEIPGMDGSSLAFTNALSNVGTIQLPAARPTLVVDRTIRLGDQRAWLTIEPAERFTVEYQLDYGSGSAIGQATYMAEITPQVFYEQLAAARTFITQQQADQLQARGLAKHVTNRDLLLFDQSGPVNNQLRFPDECARHKVLDVVGDLAVVGVDLLGKVTAHGSGHQLNGQLAGHLRELYLHHPRTADPTSSMRCAA
- the fae gene encoding formaldehyde-activating enzyme; the protein is MSLLVGEALVGEGDEIAHIDLMIGSKNGPVGVAFANALSTQSAGHTNLLAVLTPNVAVKPSTVMITKVTIKGMKQAVQMFGPAQAAVAKAVADQVAAGVIPKDQAEDLVIVCGVFIAPTAEDNAKIYNYNYEATKQAIAAAMTGKPTAAEMIAQKDTAQHPFKGFN
- the lpxA gene encoding acyl-ACP--UDP-N-acetylglucosamine O-acyltransferase; protein product: MATIIAHTAVVDPRAELDDEVRVGHHCVIGPHVRIGRGTRLENNVTLTGHTTLGRDNHLFPGVVIGAEPQDLSYQGSPTQVIIGDANVFRESVTINRATEKEDGITELGSNCYLMTCSHVAHDCKVGDRVIMANNVMLGGHVHVQHDATLSGGAAVHHFASIGCYSFVSGLSRVLHDVPPYMLVEGFPARPRTVNVVALKRKNFSTEAIKALMEAYRLLYRSRVGMEHAREILMASGSLMPELQVLFDFIQDSQGGRHGRGRDRRKAA